The following proteins come from a genomic window of Manduca sexta isolate Smith_Timp_Sample1 unplaced genomic scaffold, JHU_Msex_v1.0 HiC_scaffold_2474, whole genome shotgun sequence:
- the LOC119192196 gene encoding LOW QUALITY PROTEIN: T-complex protein 1 subunit zeta-like (The sequence of the model RefSeq protein was modified relative to this genomic sequence to represent the inferred CDS: inserted 2 bases in 2 codons) — translation MAAISLLKSQKPIRKGAAQALAVNISAAKGIQDVMRTNLGPKGTLKMLVSGAGDIKITKDGNVLLHEMQIQHPTASLIARASTAQDDATGDGTTSTVLLIGELLKQADIYISEGLHPRIITEGFDAARNKALEILDSMKIPIEVKRENLLDVAFVSLKTKVHSNIAELLTDACVDAVLSIRSGDKPVDLHMVEIMEMKHKTXTETTLIKGLVMDHGARHPDMPKRVENAYILTCNVSLEYEKTQVNSGFFYKSAEERKVXSLQRDFIDQRVQKIIALKKKVCDGTDKTFVVINQKGIDPMSLDAFAKEGIIGLRRAKRRNMERLALACGGMAVNSVDDLTEDVLGYAGLVYEHILGEDKYTFVEECKNPQSVTILIKGPNKHTLTRIKDAVRDGLRAINNAIEDKCIIPGAAAFEIKANVELLKYKDTVKGKSRLGIQAYAEALLVIPKTLAVNSGYDAQDTIVKLQEEAGLSPDPIGLDLSTGEAIKPNDLGIYDNYIVKKQILNSCSVIASNLLLVDEIMRAGMSSLKG, via the exons atggcTGCAATTAGCTTACTAAAATCCCAAAAGCCAATTCGCAAAGGAGCCGCCCAAGCTTTAGCGGTAAATATATCAGCTGCAAAAGGTATACAAGATGTCATGAGAACTAACCTCGGGCCTAAGGGCACCCTAAAAAT GTTAGTGTCTGGAGCGGGTGACATTAAAATCACCAAGGATGGCAATGTCCTGCTCCACGAGATGCAGATTCAGCATCCCACTGCCTCATTGATAGCTCGTGCCTCCACAGCACAAGACGATGCCACCGGTGATGGCACCACCTCCACTGTGCTCCTGATTGGGGAACTGCTCAAACAAGCTGACATTTACATTAGTGAag GTTTGCATCCAAGAATAATTACCGAAGGATTTGATGCAGCTCGCAACAAGGCTTTAGAAATTTTAGACTCAATGAAGATACCTATTGAGGTCAAAAGAGAGAACCTATTAGATGTTGCTTTCGTATCACTTAAAACAAAG gtCCATTCAAACATTGCGGAATTGTTGACCGATGCTTGTGTAGATGCAGTACTGTCTATCCGCTCAGGTGATAAGCCTGTGGACTTGCACATGGTGGAAATTATGGAAATGAAACACAAAA CCACAGAGACTACACTTATTAAAG GGTTGGTTATGGATCATGGAGCGCGTCACCCGGACATGCCGAAACGCGTGGAAAACGCTTACATTCTGACGTGCAATGTCTCGCTGGAGTATGAGAAGACACAAGTTAACTCAGGCTTCTTCTATAAATCTGCTGAAGAAAGAAAAG AGTCGCTGCAGAGGGACTTCATTGATCAAAGAGttcaaaag ATTATTGCGTTGAAAAAGAAAGTGTGCGATGGTACAGACAAGACATTCGTTGTCATTAACCAGAAAGGTATTGACCCTATGTCCTTGGACGCATTTGCCAAGGAAGGTATCATAGGACTTCGCAGAGCCAAGAGACGTAACATGGAACGTTTGGCATTAGCCTGTGGTGGTATGGCTGTGAACTCTGTAGACGACTTGACTGAAGACGTTTTGGGTTACGCCGGACTCGTTTACGAACACATCTTGGGAGAGGACAAGTACACCTTTGTTGAGGAGTGCAAAAACCCACAGTCTGTTACCATTCTTATTAAAGGTCCAAACAAGCACACGCTTACCCGAATCAAAGATGCCGTCCGCGACGGTCTCAGGGCAATCAACAACGCCATAGAGGACAAATGCATAATTCCCGGTGCAGCCGCTTTCGAGATCAAAGCGAATGTAGAACTCCTTAAATACAAGGACACCGTTAAAGGAAAGTCTCGTTTGGGTATCCAGGCATATGCAGAGGCATTGCTGGTCATCCCAAAAACGCTAGCTGTCAACTCTGGCTATGATGCTCAGGATACGATTGTGAAACTCCAAGAAGAAGCTGGCTTGAGCCCTGATCCTATAGGCCTTGACTTGAGCACCGGAGAAGCTATCAAACCTAATGATTTGGGCATCTACGACAATTACATTGTTAAGAAACAAATCCTCAACTCCTGTTCTGTAATTGCTAGCAACCTCCTTTTGGTTGATGAAATTATGAGAGCGGGTATGAGCAGTCTCAAGGGATAA
- the LOC119192197 gene encoding LOW QUALITY PROTEIN: CDP-diacylglycerol--inositol 3-phosphatidyltransferase-like (The sequence of the model RefSeq protein was modified relative to this genomic sequence to represent the inferred CDS: inserted 1 base in 1 codon), protein MTESKENIFLFVPNIIGFARVILAIISFYYMPTHCVLACTCYITSALLDAIDGHAARYFNQSTKFGAMLDQLTDRAGTSCLMMTLATFYPTYTFWFQISMAIDITCHWLYLHTSTLXGKTSHKFIDMSENPIMHLYYTNKTVLFFMCAGNEAFYAALYVMYFYTGPVVLGMGLFKLIALISMPVAVVKAGISVLHGIVASLNLATIDVNERAAAASKQKN, encoded by the exons ATGACGGAAtctaaagaaaacatttttctatttgtgcccaatataatTG GTTTTGCGAGAGTGATTTTGGcgattatctcattttattacatGCCCACCCACTGCGTGCTTGCTTGTACGTGTTATATTACATCAGCTTTATTGGATGCAATCGACGGTCATGCGGCAAGGTATTTCAATCAAA GTACCAAGTTTGGTGCAATGTTGGATCAGCTTACTGACCGTGCTGGCACCAGCTGTCTCATGATGACGCTGGCAACCTTCTACCCTACCTATACATTCTGGTTCCAAATTTCCATGGCTATTGATATCACTTGCCATTGGTTGTATCTCCACACTTCCACCC CAGGAAAGACTTCACACAAATTTATTGACATGTCTGAGAATCCTATTATGCATTtgtattatacaaacaaaactgTGTTGTTCTTTATGTGTGCTGGAAATGAAGCATTCTATGCTGCTTTATATGTCATGTATTTCTACACAGGACCTGTTG tGTTGGGAATGGGCCTATTCAAGCTGATTGCCCTTATTTCAATGCCTGTGGCGGTAGTCAAGGCTGGGATATCAGTTTTGCACGGCATTGTAGCATCCCTCAACCTGGCCACCATTGACGTCAACGAGCGAGCCGCCGCCGCCAGCAAACAAAAGAATTAG